In Streptantibioticus cattleyicolor NRRL 8057 = DSM 46488, a genomic segment contains:
- a CDS encoding lysophospholipid acyltransferase family protein — protein MSRRRIGFWYRLAAVIVKPWLIVLFKRDWRGMENIPADGGFITAINHNSYLDTFSYAHFQYNTGRVPRFLAKDALFRKGVAGAFMRGTDQIPVYRESVNAAGAFRAAVAAIERGECVAFYPEGTLTRDPGLWPMTGKTGVARVALLTRAPVIPIAQWGANEALPPYGKPRLLPRKTLRVVAGPPVDLSAYYDQEPTPEVLRAATGTIMDAITGLLEELRGERAPAERYDMRKAREEERRRADRAAEREESK, from the coding sequence GTGTCCCGCCGCAGAATCGGCTTCTGGTACCGCTTGGCCGCTGTCATCGTGAAACCGTGGCTCATCGTCCTCTTCAAGCGGGACTGGCGCGGAATGGAGAACATTCCGGCCGACGGCGGATTCATCACCGCCATCAACCACAACTCGTATCTCGACACGTTCTCCTACGCGCACTTCCAGTACAACACCGGACGGGTGCCGCGTTTCCTCGCCAAGGACGCCCTTTTCCGCAAGGGCGTGGCCGGTGCCTTCATGCGCGGCACCGACCAGATCCCGGTCTACCGCGAGTCGGTGAACGCCGCCGGTGCCTTCCGGGCCGCGGTGGCCGCCATCGAACGGGGCGAGTGCGTCGCGTTCTACCCCGAGGGCACCCTCACCCGCGACCCCGGACTGTGGCCGATGACCGGCAAGACCGGGGTGGCCCGGGTGGCCCTGCTCACCAGGGCACCGGTCATCCCGATCGCCCAGTGGGGCGCCAACGAGGCGCTGCCCCCGTACGGCAAGCCGAGGCTGCTGCCGCGCAAGACGCTGCGGGTGGTGGCCGGGCCGCCGGTGGACCTGTCCGCGTACTACGACCAGGAACCCACCCCCGAGGTGCTGCGCGCGGCGACCGGGACCATCATGGACGCCATCACCGGCCTGCTGGAGGAGTTGCGCGGCGAGCGGGCCCCCGCGGAACGCTACGACATGCGCAAGGCCCGTGAGGAAGAACGCCGCCGGGCCGACCGGGCCGCGGAGCGGGAGGAGAGCAAGTGA
- a CDS encoding HU family DNA-binding protein, producing the protein MNKAQLVEAIADKLGGRQQAADAVDAVLDAIVRAVVAGERVSVTGFGSFEKVDRPARYARNPQTGERVRVKKTSVPRFRAGQGFKDLVSGSKKLPKGDIAVKKAPKGSLTGGVTVKAAAKKATAKKATAKKAAAKKAAAQAPAKKTTAKKTTAKKAPAKATAKKATAKKATAKKATAKKTAPAKKAPAKRGSARKTTAKRTASR; encoded by the coding sequence GTGAACAAGGCGCAGCTCGTAGAAGCAATCGCCGACAAGCTCGGCGGACGCCAGCAGGCCGCGGACGCGGTCGACGCGGTGCTCGACGCGATCGTCCGGGCGGTGGTGGCCGGCGAGCGGGTCTCGGTCACCGGTTTCGGCTCGTTCGAGAAGGTGGACCGCCCCGCGCGGTACGCCCGCAACCCGCAGACCGGCGAACGCGTCCGGGTCAAGAAGACCTCCGTGCCGCGCTTCCGGGCCGGCCAGGGCTTCAAGGACCTGGTCAGCGGCAGCAAGAAGCTGCCCAAGGGCGACATCGCGGTCAAGAAGGCCCCCAAGGGCAGCCTGACCGGCGGGGTGACCGTCAAGGCCGCGGCGAAGAAGGCCACCGCGAAGAAGGCCACCGCGAAGAAGGCGGCGGCCAAGAAGGCGGCGGCGCAGGCCCCCGCGAAGAAGACCACCGCGAAGAAGACCACGGCGAAGAAGGCACCGGCCAAGGCCACGGCGAAGAAGGCCACGGCGAAGAAGGCGACCGCCAAGAAGGCCACCGCGAAGAAGACCGCGCCCGCGAAGAAGGCGCCGGCCAAGCGCGGCAGCGCCCGCAAGACCACCGCCAAGCGGACCGCGAGCAGGTGA
- the cofC gene encoding 2-phospho-L-lactate guanylyltransferase: protein MPEEDVWDLVVPLKPLTVAKSRLRGAAAAGVVVRPPLALAFAQDTVAAALACPAVAGVTVVTDDPLAAPELAALGARVFPDAPGGGLNAALTHGARLVRAERPGASVAALNADLPALRPAELARALSVAGRARRAFVADAAGLGTTLLTASRGTDLSPAFEGPSRARHLASGAREIRLPDIDSLRRDVDTPADLRIALSLGVGPHTTTATTGIFAKGGAFAEHPE, encoded by the coding sequence GTGCCCGAGGAAGACGTGTGGGATCTGGTGGTGCCGCTCAAGCCGCTGACCGTGGCCAAGTCGCGGCTGCGGGGGGCCGCGGCGGCCGGGGTGGTGGTCCGGCCGCCGCTGGCGCTGGCGTTCGCGCAGGACACCGTGGCGGCGGCGCTGGCGTGTCCGGCGGTGGCCGGGGTGACGGTGGTCACCGACGATCCGCTGGCGGCGCCGGAGCTGGCGGCGCTGGGGGCGCGGGTCTTCCCGGACGCGCCGGGCGGCGGGCTCAACGCGGCGCTGACGCACGGGGCGCGCCTGGTGCGCGCGGAACGGCCGGGGGCGTCGGTGGCGGCCCTCAACGCCGATCTGCCGGCGCTGCGCCCGGCGGAACTGGCCCGGGCCCTTTCGGTCGCCGGACGGGCCCGGCGCGCCTTCGTCGCGGACGCGGCCGGGCTCGGCACCACCCTGCTCACCGCTTCCCGCGGCACCGACCTCTCCCCCGCCTTCGAAGGCCCCTCCCGCGCCCGCCACCTCGCCTCCGGCGCCCGCGAGATCCGCCTCCCCGACATCGACTCCCTCCGCCGCGACGTCGACACCCCCGCCGACCTCCGCATCGCCCTCTCCCTGGGCGTAGGCCCCCACACCACCACCGCCACCACGGGCATCTTCGCCAAGGGAGGCGCCTTCGCCGAACATCCCGAGTGA